One Hypnocyclicus thermotrophus DNA segment encodes these proteins:
- a CDS encoding LacI family DNA-binding transcriptional regulator, with protein MKKFTIKDIAKIAGVHPSTVSRSLNNNPVIPEKTRKKIQDIAKKLNFEFNSSARNLSLNKTDNIGLIISNGFDNDSTMPFVNIILEKTRKILSKNSLDTIVEFSKNIYTNESNIQKMVASKKVDGFLILDSNFSKKEFNLLKKNKIPFEIMHFKPNFEDSENYGYTATDHFEGGLMATNFLIENGFTNIFTITAIQNDTSFNEFTLRTAGYRYALSKNQIEINENNILYSNISYEDTYKIIKNNIHIFKKGDAIFAQTDIIAFAVINAFRNHNIDVPNDISVVGYDDIDMARYFYPALTTIMQPLDELIEKSCYNLVKKIKNVTFKDNYKILIKPKLIIRDSVLIKH; from the coding sequence ATGAAAAAATTTACAATTAAAGATATCGCCAAAATAGCAGGAGTACACCCCTCTACAGTATCAAGGAGTCTTAACAATAATCCTGTAATTCCAGAAAAAACTAGAAAAAAAATTCAAGATATTGCTAAAAAATTAAATTTTGAATTTAATAGCAGTGCTAGAAATCTTAGTCTTAATAAAACTGATAATATCGGACTTATTATTTCAAATGGCTTTGACAATGATAGCACCATGCCTTTTGTAAATATTATTCTTGAGAAAACTAGAAAAATACTTTCTAAAAACTCTCTTGATACAATAGTCGAATTTTCTAAAAACATCTATACTAATGAGAGTAATATCCAAAAAATGGTGGCTTCTAAAAAAGTCGACGGTTTTTTAATACTTGATTCAAATTTTTCTAAAAAAGAGTTTAATTTATTAAAAAAAAATAAAATTCCTTTTGAAATAATGCATTTCAAACCAAATTTTGAAGATAGCGAAAATTATGGATACACTGCTACCGATCATTTTGAAGGTGGACTAATGGCAACAAATTTTCTTATAGAAAATGGTTTTACAAACATCTTTACTATTACCGCTATTCAAAATGACACATCTTTTAACGAGTTTACACTTAGAACAGCTGGGTATAGATATGCTCTTAGTAAAAATCAAATTGAAATTAATGAAAATAATATTCTATATTCTAATATATCTTATGAAGATACCTATAAAATAATAAAAAATAATATCCACATTTTTAAAAAAGGCGATGCTATATTTGCACAAACAGATATCATTGCTTTTGCTGTAATAAATGCATTTCGTAATCATAATATAGATGTCCCTAATGATATCTCGGTAGTTGGTTATGATGATATCGATATGGCTAGATATTTTTATCCTGCACTTACTACTATAATGCAACCTTTGGATGAATTAATAGAAAAATCGTGCTATAACTTAGTGAAAAAAATAAAAAATGTAACTTTTAAAGATAATTATAAAATATTAATTAAGCCAAAATTAATAATAAGAGATAGTGTACTAATAAAGCATTAG